In the Sandaracinaceae bacterium genome, AGCTCCCGTCGCACTCGGTCTGGTCGCCCGGGCACACCAGGGCGCACGCGCCCGCGCTACAGGTCTCGCCGGGCTCGCACGTGTCGCCGCACGCGCCGCAGTGGGCCTCGTCGGTCTGGAGATCGACGCAGCGACCGTCACACACGTCCTGACCGTCCGGGCACACGAGCGTGCAGGTCCCGTCGAGGCAGGCCTCGGCGGTGCCGCACACGTTGCCGCAGGCGCCGCAGTGATCGGTGTCGCGCGTCGTGTCGACGCACATCCCGTCGCAGCGGGTCTCGCCGCCGGTGCAGAGGCGCGCGCCGTCGGGCTGCACGAGGCCCCCGTCGGGCACGCCCGGCGAATCGTCACAGCCCGACACCGACACGACCGTCGCGACGAGCAGGCTCATCCAAAGCTTGCGGGTCATCGTCATTCTCTTTCCATTCCAGGTTGAGCTCTGCGGCGCGGTCATGGCGTCACCGTCACGGTCACTTCGAGCGGGTTGGACAGCGGGTTGGAGCCGCTCGTCGTGTCCACGACGTAGACGTACGCGGTCTCACCGGCGGCGAGCGTCACGTCGACGTCCATGGTGGTGGAGCCGAACTCGCTCGAGCAGGCGTCGGACGACTGGATCGTGCCGCACGGCCGCGCGTTGCCGACGAGCGCCCAGCGCGTGCTGGAGGGTCGGTTCGTCAGCGCGAACGTGACCGTCTCCGCGGAGGACGCCGTGTAGGACATCACGAGGTCCGGTCCGTCGGGGACGTAGGAGCTGACCGGGACGCAGCCGGTCGGGTAGTCGCTGTAGGCCGCGAGGTACTCGGCGCCGAAGGCCGTCCACATGATGGTGTTCACGCCCGCGGTGAGCGCGACGACGCTCGAGCAAGTGTCGGCGCTCGCAGGCGTGCAGACGCCCATGACGCAGGCCTCGCCCGAGGCGCACACGGTGCCGCACGCACCGCAGTTGTTGCTGTCCGCCGCGATCTCGGCCTCGCAGCCGTTCGTGCCATCGGTGTCACAGTCGTCGAAGCCCGCGTCGCAGGTCGCGATGACGCAATCACCCGCCGTGCAGGAGCCCGTCGCGTTGTCGAACACGCACTCGCGGCGGCACGCGCCGCAGTTGTCGACGTCCATCTCGAGCCGCGTCTCGCAGCCGTCGCCGTCCATCATGGCCAGGTCGCCGTTGCAGTCGCCCTGCAGGTCCTGACAGTAGGTCTGGCACTCGCCGGCCACGCAGACGCCATCCGCCGCGAAGCCGATGGGGCAGACGTTGCCGCAGGCGCCGCAGTGGATCGGGTTGATCGCGAGGTCGACGCAGCTGCCGCTGCACTCCATGAGGTCGGCGCCGCAGGTGACCGCGCACGCGCCCATCATGCAGACCTCGCCGTCGTCGCAGGCGTCGCCGCAGCCGCCGCAGTTCGCGGGGTCGCTCTCGGTGAGCGTGCACTGCCCGTCGCAGATGTCCTGGCCCGGCGGGCAGCTGACCTCGCAGGCGCCGTCGGTGCAGACCTCCCCCGCCTCGCAGGTCGCGTCGCACGCGCCGCAGTGGGAGGGGTCGCGGTCGACGTCGACGCACGTGCCGCTGCACGCGGTCTGCCCCTCGGGGCACACCAGGTCGCAGACCCCGTCGACGCAGGAGAACCCGGTGTCGCACGTGTTGTCGCAGGCGCCGCAGTGCTCGCGGTCGCTCATCACGTCCACGCACTCGAGGCCGCATTGCGTATCGCCGAAGTCGCAGTTCGCGACCGAGCCGTCCGGCCAGGGGTCCGCCCCATCACAACCTGGTGCGAACACCAGCAAGACCGGCAGAAGCCGGATGCACCACTCTCTCATCTCACACACCTTCCACTCTCGCTTCCGAGAGGATGTCAGCCAAAGACACACAAGCCAGGTGCGCGTCGCGCGCACACCGTGGCCCCATCATCCTTGCGGCACGTAGTCCCAACCGCCACATCAAAGTGAGTTCACTCACGCGACGCCGACAGGCCACGGTCCCCGATCAGCTCGGGAGGCGCTGGGAACGGGCTCGCGCTCGGGACCGAGAGCTGAGATCCTCCGCGGGTGGCGAAGCGGATCGGAGACGCGCGGTGGATCGGCCTGATCCTGATCAGCGCCTGCATCGCGGCCCTGCTGCTCGTCGTGCTGATGAAGCGGAGCGAGCAGCGTGAGCAGGCGGTCCGGCCGGCGCCGGAGACGGTCGAGCGGTACGCCGACATCAACAAGATCGACGTCCACGTGCACGTGCCGCCGGAGCGCTACGGCGAGGCGGCGCGCGTCTTCCAGCAGCACGGCGTGGTGCTCGCGCTCAACGCCTCGGGGGGCCACCCGGGCCGCGGGCTCGAGGAGACCGTCGAGGCGGGCCTCCGCCTCAACGGCGCCATCCGGAGCTACTGCAACCTGAGCTTCGGCGGGGTCGAGAACGCGGCCTTCCACGACTACGCCATCCGCACGCTGAACCAGTGCAAGGAGCAGGGCGGGGTCGGCCTGAAGATCTTCAAGTCCCTCGGCCTCGGCGCCGAGCTCTCCGACGGCAGCCTGCTCCGCGTCGACGATCCGCGGCTCGACGTGGTCTTCGAGACGGCGGGCGAGCTGGAGCTGCCCGTCCTGATCCACGCGGGCGATCCCCAGGCGTTCTTCCGCCCTCCCACCCGCGACAACGAGCGCTACGAGGAGCTGCGCGCGCACCCCGGCTGGAGCTTCCACGGCGACGAGTGGCCGAGCTGGGAGGAGGTCTTCGCGCAGTACGAGGCCCGCGTCGCGCGCCACCCGAACACGACCTTCCTCGGCGCGCACTTCGGCAACGCGCCCGAGGAGCCGCAGCGCGTGGCCCGCATGCTCGAGCGCTACCCGAACCTCTACATCGAGACCGGCGCGCGCATCCCCGAGATCGGCCGGCACGACCCGGGGCCGATGCGCGAGATGTTCATGCGCTTCCGGGAGCGCATCCTCTTCGGCACCGACATCCAGATGGGCTCCGAGAGCTGGATCCTCGGCAGCGCGGGCGCCCAGCCGGACCCGCCCTCGCGCATCCCCTTCTTCTACGCGTCCCACTGGCGCTACTTCGAGACGGCAGAGCGGCGCTTCGAGCACCCCACGCCGATCCAGGGAGAGTGGACGATCGACGGGATCGACCTTCCCCGCGAGGTCCTCGAGGACCTCTACCACCGGAACGCGGAGCGCATCTTCGGCTTCACGCGCCGCGCGGACGCCGAGCCAGACGCGGGGGGTCCGCCGAGCGAGCGGTGATAGAGTCGGAGGCGCAGGGGGAGCAGATAGAAGAGCCGTCGGAGCGAGGGGGGGACCAGACCTGGCGCGAGCGTGTCCGCCTGGGCCTGCTGCGCACGAT is a window encoding:
- a CDS encoding MXAN_6577-like cysteine-rich protein is translated as MREWCIRLLPVLLVFAPGCDGADPWPDGSVANCDFGDTQCGLECVDVMSDREHCGACDNTCDTGFSCVDGVCDLVCPEGQTACSGTCVDVDRDPSHCGACDATCEAGEVCTDGACEVSCPPGQDICDGQCTLTESDPANCGGCGDACDDGEVCMMGACAVTCGADLMECSGSCVDLAINPIHCGACGNVCPIGFAADGVCVAGECQTYCQDLQGDCNGDLAMMDGDGCETRLEMDVDNCGACRRECVFDNATGSCTAGDCVIATCDAGFDDCDTDGTNGCEAEIAADSNNCGACGTVCASGEACVMGVCTPASADTCSSVVALTAGVNTIMWTAFGAEYLAAYSDYPTGCVPVSSYVPDGPDLVMSYTASSAETVTFALTNRPSSTRWALVGNARPCGTIQSSDACSSEFGSTTMDVDVTLAAGETAYVYVVDTTSGSNPLSNPLEVTVTVTP
- a CDS encoding amidohydrolase family protein, with protein sequence MAKRIGDARWIGLILISACIAALLLVVLMKRSEQREQAVRPAPETVERYADINKIDVHVHVPPERYGEAARVFQQHGVVLALNASGGHPGRGLEETVEAGLRLNGAIRSYCNLSFGGVENAAFHDYAIRTLNQCKEQGGVGLKIFKSLGLGAELSDGSLLRVDDPRLDVVFETAGELELPVLIHAGDPQAFFRPPTRDNERYEELRAHPGWSFHGDEWPSWEEVFAQYEARVARHPNTTFLGAHFGNAPEEPQRVARMLERYPNLYIETGARIPEIGRHDPGPMREMFMRFRERILFGTDIQMGSESWILGSAGAQPDPPSRIPFFYASHWRYFETAERRFEHPTPIQGEWTIDGIDLPREVLEDLYHRNAERIFGFTRRADAEPDAGGPPSER